The Sorghum bicolor cultivar BTx623 chromosome 6, Sorghum_bicolor_NCBIv3, whole genome shotgun sequence genome contains the following window.
CAATCCAAGCACACACCCATCGGATTCACCGccgaggcaggcaggcaggcagaggAGAACACACCCACGGCCATTTCCGCCCCCGCAGCTCGGACATAGCCAAGGCCCAAGGCACAGCCGGCTGCTAGCACCTAGGAGGAGAAGAGAACTCGAGGAGGATCGGTTTCGCCATGGCCGCCAAGGTAAACCAATCGCCTCAGAATTCTCGCTCGATTTTGGTGTTTTCATCCATATCCATGTCCGTGTGTGTTTGGCCCGGGGGTTCTAACGGGGTTCATCGCCGCTCGTCATGGTGCAGAAGGTGGTGCTGAAGCTGGACCTGCACGACAACAAGGACAAGCAGAAGGTGCTCAAGGCGGTCTCCACTCTCCACGGTACTTACCTTCACTCCTCTCCTCTGCTCTGCTTCCCTCTGCCCTCTCGGCGTCACGGAGGCCGCCGCCGGCACCATCCGTGTCCTAGCAGAGCCGCGACCTGGAGGATGGAGCGGGGGGCAGGCTTTCGCTTTCAATTCGTAATAATGAGTGATTCCATGTCCGAATTCTGATCTCTGACGACGACGGCAACCATACGCGCGTAGGTATCGACTCCATCTCCGTGGACATGAAGGACTCGAAGCTGACGGTGGTCGGGCTGGTGGATCCCGTCGACGTCGTGGCCAAGCTGCGCAAGGTCGGCGCCGCCGCCATCGTCTCGGTCGGCCCGgccaaggaggagaagaaggacggCGACAAGAAAGACGGCGACAAGAAGGATGGCGACAAGAAGGACGGCGACAAGAAGACGCCGCCGCCGGTCATACTGTACCCGCACCACCAGTGGTACCCGTACGCCGCCGCGCAGTACCACCCCCACCCGTACCCGCCGCAGTACGTCGTCCACAGCGCCGAGGAGGACCCCAACTCCTGCGTCATCTGCTGATGATGCCGCTTCGGCTTAGGCGCAGCCGCGCGCGCAGGCTCCGTCTTCTTTTTGTAAATCTCTGTGTAGTTGGCCTACCTCAGGCCAGGCACCATGGACCGCCACTTCGTCGGTGATCGCCGGGACCGGGACAGGTTCTGGTGGTTGGCTGCTCTGCTCGTCTCTATCATGGCGAGGGGTTGGTCGCTGGCCCGTCCGCAGGTCGTTATACTACGATGGCTGGAGGAATTATACAGGCGATCCAGGTTTCCAAGAGTGGTTGTTTGGGGGTTTCAGCAGGCTGATCGATCAGCTTGATTGTGTACTGTGCATAGAATATATGTGATTTTTGTCCTTGCTATTTGGGTGTTTGAGGGATGAAAAAGCTATATGCATAGAGATACTCCGTATCTTTAAAGATTAACCTTGTAATGTAAAATATAAGTCTGACGTATGGTACGTGTCGAGTTTATTAAAGGGACGCAAATGTACTGACGATGATGCCGATTGCCTCGAACTATCTGGAAGTAGGATCGATGCACTGGACAAGGGGTGATATTGTAATCATAAAATGGTTGGCATCTGAACCATATAAATATATGCGGAATTTGACGGTAAAGttcatgtttttatttttgaaagaaatgtAAAGCACTTATAATGAAGCACTTATGAATTAAAATTGGAATAGACATGAAATTAGGCCTATTCTTAGGAGAGAGTTATGAAATTGAAATTGGAATACACATGAAATTAGGCCTCGAACGATCTGAATTAAAATTAGAATACACATCTTAGGCCTATTCTTAGGGGAGAGTTATGAAATTGAAATATGAATGAAGCACTTATAATGCACAGTTTCATCctattttttaaataaatatttaattatatGACTCATCTAGAATTAAAATTAGAGTCCGAGTCAATAGAGTTTCAATTCTTCCCTGTCTTCTTAAACATGTCGTCGTGTCATAAAAATATTTACACGATAGACTATTAAATGCGGATAAAATCCTTACTGACACTGACTTTATAATAATTACTCATGATTTGTGATGACAACTATAGACCAATGCACGAGCTATGGACACACAGAACTAAACACATGTGCATACGTGGCGTATGTAAGGGTACGAAAGACATGGTGAGGAAGTAGCTTCTGTTaagcaaaagaaaaaatgtTGGTTTTTGGTAGTTATGCGGTGGGCAATCGCCGATCAGGCGCAACAAATACAAGGTACTGACAAACAACCTCAAGCCACAATTCCAATCGATTTGCGTCGCTGCTGCTGCGTCCGACTCCTAGTGGACCATGGAAATGGTGTCCGTTTCGACTGGAACCCAAGCACCGGTCCCAGTGGCCAGTGACCCACTGGCAGTTCGGTAGCACAGCAGCTCACCGGCCACCAGACTGCCAGGCGCCCTCGGCCACGTCGACTGGCGCGCGAGCCACACGCCAACGCACGTGACGGGACGCGACGATGATCCTGACTCGGTTCGCCTCCCCTTCCCTCTGCCGTCCTCGCTCCCGGCCGTTCGTGCTCGTGCCCAAAGCATCTGCTGGTGGcttctcctcctccccctcgTCTCGGCCGGTCGTGTCCGTGTCTCCGTCCGCGCATATGTAGCGCGCCCGCCACCGACCCCCACTGTCCGCGGGGCGATCACCGACCGACCCCATCCACCTTCTTCCCTCGCTCGCATGGCGATGCTGCTCCGCAAGGTGTGGGGCTCCGTGCTCGCGCGCGCCGCGGCGCCGGGGGCCGACCCGCCGCCGGGGTCACCGAGGGCCCGCCGCGCGCAGGCGCAGCGCGTGGAGCAGTACCAGTACCACGGCTCGCTGTCGCTGGGCGCGCTCGACGCCGTCCCCACCGACGTGCTCGCCCAGATCCTGCGCCTGCTGGGCCCGCTCGACGCCGCGCGCTCCAGCGCCGTCTGCCGCGCCTGGCGCGTCCTCGCCTCCGACAACGGCCTCTGGGCCTTCTTCCTCCGCCTCGGCCCCGAGCCCTGGGACCTCGTCGTCTTCGCCGAGACGCACCTCGCCGCCGGCCCCGCCTCGCACCCGTGGTGCGTGCCGTTCTCGCAGCTCGCTCTACCTTCTCGTCGCAGTGCTTAATTCTGCCCCGGCCGCGCTCGGTGTTGTGCCTGATATCGCTGGCCATTTTGTAGGCTCTACTACGATAGCTCGCCGCAGCTCTCGTTTAAGCAGATTTACGGCCTCCGAGCGGTGGTCCCGGGTACTCTCATAGTGGATGGTAAGAGATAAGCATAACCCTGATATTTCCAATTTTACTTTCGATTAGATGCCCAGCGCTTGCTCAGTCAAAATAAATATTCGGGAAACTATTGAATGAAGTAAACCTTTGATGTTTGGATTGTTGCCTAATTGACTAACTTAATATTTCTGCATAACAAAATGGATGGTAGTTTTGTTTGTACAGCTTCAGTTACTAGGAAAACTTACTGTACTAGAATGCTCTACATTTTATATCTGTAAATTGTGATCAAATTCAGCTCTTTACATGCGCAATGGAATGTActgtttcttcttttaattcttCTTTGTCTGCTGCTGTAACCTCAGTTCTTGGTGTGTCCTCTCTGTTTCTTTTATTGAAGGTGGATCTGGGTATTGCAAGTATGGCTGGAGCAAGTACGCTGCTCCTTCTGGGCGTTGCGCTACATTCTTGGTAAGCTGTGGTGATCGGTGGCAAGGTTCACATCTTAAAGGCACATGATGCCCATGAATATTGTGATGACCAATGATAACTTACTATCTCAAGATTGGTGTTGACTGAATCATCAGAGCACAAAGAGACGTTGCTAATTTCTATGCCTGTTGTGATTATCGTGCAGGAATTCGGTAACATTGAAGCACCTATGTATGCAAGGCTTCGTCACTTCTTCTCTACTATCTATACGAGGTTTGAAACTACATCTTGCTTCCACGGTTTCACGTTTTTCCTTGATTATTACAGCAAATTTGTCCAGTATGTCATTTTCGTGTGTGAAAAGGGAATTTTATCAACGATACTGGTGGGCATTGCCGCATTGGGTGAATCCATATCAAGCACCTTTTGCTGTGTCTATGAAAACTTAGGCTGATTAAGCTGTGTATTGTCTAAACGATTCACCATCTCTAGTTTTTCACGTCAGCATGAATGTCCGTTGCTATTCTACAATGTGTGCGCATTTATATTTTAGCTTGCATACTTGCTGTTGATTTCACATGCTAGGAGATAGTTCTTTCATATGCTTTATATTTTCAATTATCTACGATAGCAAAATTCTATGGGTGACACTTTGTTGTTCCATCATCCTTTGCCCTATTGGGATATACAGATATGTGTTCAACAAAAAATTCTCGTATATTCGAGGATTGCTTTTTATTGTAGTCTCTTACCCAAAAGAAGCTGACAAatgaaagatgaaaagtttactttagtttatttttttcgcCTCTGTATTGGTTTGAAGTCATCTGGAGCTTGAGCCTTGAggtttattaaggatttatttTTACCTGATGGACCATCTGTTGTGATGTTTAGTGTAAATTGTTTGCTCTTTTTCATTGTATTATACATCCTATTCTTGACTTTTACAGGATGCAAATAAAGCATTCGACTCAACCGGTTATTGTTGTCCTTCCACTATGTCACTCTGATGGTTTGAGTTATTGCATTCTTACTTGACCCAACTTCCTAGTTTACCGCCCTGTATTTTGACCATATTACTTGACTAAACTTTCTATTTGTCACAGATACCGAGTCTGCTAGGGCCTCAAGAAAGCAATACAAGGAGACGTTGTACTCTGTCTTGTTTGACATGAATGTTCCTGCTGTTTGTGCTGTCGATCAAGTATGCATACATTATTTGATTACTAGTTAAACCAACATGATTCCTTTTTACCACCTCATGTTTTCTATTTAATCAGTCATTGCCCCTTCCTGAAACACTTTTGTCCTGATGATTTCGCTTTTGTGAGTTAATTCGTGTAATACTACACGACATCAGAACCATGAGTTTTAGTCAAAGCTTGAGCTATCCAACTGAGAGTTTCATGTTTAAATAGTGTATCAAATCTTAACGTAGACACGCCATCTTTCTTCGTGGTCCAAGTGTCAAATATTGTTTGATGTTCAACTCTTCGCACTTTGTATGTCCTTCATGAACGCAAGATATTTACAAACTATCTTTGAGTACACTTTCATGAACAATGAGCTCACTGGCATTTGGTTTCCAGGCAGTTCTATCTTTGTATGCTTCTAAACGGATCTCTGGTATTGTTGTGCACATTGGATTCAATACAACTTCTGTTGTTCCCAGTAAGTAATTGTCCATATTGATATTATTAAGGTTTTTCAAGTATTTACTGTGTGTTCCTGTGAGTTTGTGGAACATTAGCCGTGCTGTTTGGTGTCTACATCTTTCAGCTGCACATATCAATGCCATTTACATTTCACCATTCTGATAATATATTAATATGTTTTCAACAGTCTTTCAAGGTAGGGTAATGTATGAGATAGGTGTTGAAACTGTGGGGCAAGGTGCCCTTAAACTCACTGGATTTCTCAAGGAGTTAATGCAGCGGAGAAATATATCCTGTGAGTCGCTGTACACAGTTCGAACCATCAAGGAGGTAAAATTTGTTTATGCTGCAATGCTAAAGTTGTTTGGAGTACAGACATTTCTTTTAAGAATCTCACTAATAGCTACATTGTATTTGGATTTTAGAATGAAGCTTATCTCTGGCTTCTGACTCtgcctctctttctctctcatgTGAAGAAACTTTGCTACGTGGCTGCTGATTATGAAGCTGAATTACGGAAAGATACACAAGCATCCTACGCGGTTGATGGTGAAGGGTGGTTCACTCTGTCAGAAGAGAGATTCAAGACTCCAGAAATTCTATTTCAGCCCCATATGGGAGGAATGTATGGAATATTCAGATACTGTTTGATTTGTGctttcatatttttttaaaattcataACAGTTTAGCTATGGTTGCTCAATATTGATCTTCCACTTGCAGGCGTGCTATGGGCTTGCATAAAGCAGTAGCTCTATGTATGGATCACTGCTATACTTCAGGAACAGTTGGTGATGACAGCTGGTACAAGACGATCGTTTTAGCTGGTGGATCGTCATGCTTGCCTGGTTTACCAGGTATTTTTCCTGTGCATATTAGGGCAGATATACTCTTCAGATATTACTTAGTATCAAAAAGAAAGTGGAATAATAATGGCTGATGCTAATTATTCTAGATCTTATTTGTTTCGGTGACTCTGACGAATGTCATGTGAATATGTGATACAACAGAGAGGCTGGAGAAAGAGCTTCACCAACTTCTTCCACCCTATATGTCAGAAGGAATAAGAGTACTCCCCCCTTCATTTGGCACTGATTCTGCCTGGTTTGGTGCAAAGATGATTAGCAATGTAAAGACATGGAACCTTGATCTTTTCTGTGTTAAATTCAATTTCAACATTCATGTTAATTTCACTCACTAATGGCTGCTTTAACTTTAGGTGAGTACTTTCACTGAGGCATGGTGTGTAAAGAAGAAACAATTCCGCCAGAAGACACGGCGAAATGGTCCATTGTTTATGAATTCCTGGTAATAAAAATCTGGCACAAGTCAAGAGTAAAAGAAACATAAAACATGGAGTTCGTCCACGCGTCGTTGTATGGTACACGACATCCGGTCCATGCTCCATGGAGCCTCCACCAGTATATAAAAGAATGAGCATTCATGCCCACATCATGTATATATGGATTATGAGCAAATGCATCATTCGGTATTGTtgttataagatgttttggtaAGTTCATTGTGGTTATAGGATGTCAGTAAAAGCACAGGAATTGTCTTCAGCAGAACGATTTGAGTCTCTGACCTCTCTGTTTATAGTTCTCATGAAGTTTGGTACAGTTCTAGATGTTGTAAAACATTTTGCAAATGAGAtggtattttttatttttatttctgaTGCATCTGTGATGCGTGTTGTTCATCGATTTGGTAATGGTTGGAGTTTGCAGTCAGTTCTAGGTGGGGGTTGGGGAAGGCTGAAAACACCCTCCGTTTTGAAATACAAAGAATTCAAATTTCTTCTAAATCAAACTATTCTTTGATCAAGCTTATAGAAAAGGAGAAGAAAATTTATGACCTCATTGTAAAGTATATGTATAATTTCATAATATTGTACCTCTTTGTGGTAGATATTGATAATCTCTATAAACTTGATATTAAGGCAGTTCCAATACGGGAACTATGAGGCTACATATTTTCAATAGCTGTTTCCTTCAAAATGAAATTTTATTCAATCACTGTTTTCTTCTCATCCATCTATTACATCTATTCATACTCGCCGAGGATATTGCTGAATTCGTACTCCATCGAATCAGTTAACTATAATAAGCCTGTAACCCCCTCAAACCTGTTCGGCTGTTCCACCCGAGGAGGGTAAAGGTAACTGCAACTTTTCTTCTCCTATATGCTCAACTTCTTACACAGTGATGACAATTGCAACTTTGAATTCTTCTGCTATATGCTAAGCTAAAAGCAACTTCTCACAGTGTTGACTTTAGAGCACATCCAACAATTTTTCTATACATAAGTTTTTCTATATGTTGAGCCATTCTCGCTGTCCACATCTTTAGCTGGTGATTAATACTCCATGCTTATTCCTATAACTAAGAAATAGAGAAAATTGCTCTTAGAACCCTGCTATGTGCTAAGCTTGAGGATTAATCACTACTTCGCTCGCTTAGGAATCAAATCAAACTCTATTGCCAAGGAGATAAAAAGGAATAAGATAGTTATTATAATCATAAGCATCTCGTCAACTTGGGGCTAAATTTGGAGCAAGTGTGCGTTGTGACTTGCCCACTAAATTACCCGTCCCCTGCGCTCACTACGTCAACTGGTTCTTTCATCCGGAATGAAGCAGCAGAGAGATTAAAGAAACAGCAACAGACACCACGAACCATACAGAAATATGATGATTAACGAAGCAACATCAGATAACGGAATGGTCAGGTAGAACAGACTACCAGACACAACGGACTTCACAAGGTAATACATATGAGTTCAACAGGACACAATAGCCCTCAAAAGTCCATTCATACTTGCTGGGACAGAGTGACTTGACTGGTTATTTAGGTGATAACGATTTTTGGGGTCGGCACATTCACCAGTTTGGCCAGCTTGTAGCCACACTTCTAGCCCATGGCATACTTCTGCGTCCAGGAGCGTGCAGTGGACTCATACTTGGCCCTGTCAGTCTTGTACATGTGAGCAATCTCAGGGACAAGAGGATCATCAGGGTTCGGGTCCGTGAGCAGCGAACAGATTGACAGGAGAACCTGTTAAGACAGAACATAACAGAACAGATAAGTAACAGAACAGAACTATCTTGAATATACTATTCTCAAGGAACATCTATCTTGAATATACTATTCTCAAGGAACATAGAAACATCCCATTAGCTAGCTACAATGCCTCATGAAGTATAGAAAATTGGGCACAAAAATGTCAAGGGCTTGTTTGGTGCAATCCAATCCACCCCTGCACCCCAATCCACTTCAGCCTCGCATCTCAATTCATATTTGTTGGGGTGTAGCCAAAAAAAGGCCTCAATTCCTCCCAACCATGTGGATTGGGGTGGATAGGTGTGcagccaaacaagccctaagacTCACAATATACACAATGTAGACAATTTACCTTCGATATGGTTAAAGCAGGGCTCCACTGTTCCTTAAGGATGTCAAGGCAAATGCTGCCGTTGCTGTTAATGTTCGGGTGGAAAACCTTGGTGCGAAAAGACACCTGCAAATAAGCATATCATCTGAACATCAGATCACTGTAATGATTTAAGAGTTGCCATATGAAATGTTGATTAAGGATGCACAATTGTAGCTCTCAGAATCATAATATGTAGGTAGAGCTGGCATTAGAAATCAGAATTTAGAGAAATTACCTTTGGTGGCTTGAAAGGATAATCCGGTGGGAAGTGAATGTTCACCAAGAATACCCCACCTGCAAATGGGCTGTCCGAGGGCCCCATGATGGTAGCTTGCCAATGGAACATGTCCTCACCAACAGGACCTGACAATAAGAACAGTGAGTGCAGTTCTACGTGCAGACAGGTGACTACAAATGTTCGAGTAAAACAAATTGTCACTAAATGGTGGTGATGAGGGATGACTGGACTGGTCTGATGATCCCAAACGAACAGGTTTGGCACCCAAAAAAGAGAATATGATTGAAACAGATGGAGCAAACATCTCAATAATAAAAGCCAACACATATGCAATAGCCATATTAgaccaaacaaagaacatcagtatGCCTAAAACAAATGCAGAGTATGTCACAACTTTGATAGACATGCTTGCTGACAATAAGACcccttgtgtttatgttaaCTGCCGATTTATTCTACTATACATTAGCTCAATGGTAAGatcccttgtgtttatgttaaCTGACGATTGATTATACTATACATTAACTCAGTGGTGTGGTTTACTGTACTCATACTATCATGTAACAACTGATGAACTGGCAATAGCTCAACATGCTTTTCCAGTCTAACTGACTACTTCATATCTCAGTTATAAATATAAGAAAGGAAACACTGATATCATAAACTTTAAGAGCTTAAGGAACATGCAAGCACAGCCAAGTAGTGCAGAATCAACCACaaggaatttttttagaaaaaaaaagcatAATAAAATAACCAAACCAGGGTTCACAAAATAATTACGCAAAACATGACATCACAAGCGACCAATAAAGTAACTAGAGCTCTAACTGCATCAATCACGAGCCGAGGTAACAAACACCAATCTAACACATACGGACGACGCGTACATCGCAAACGCAACACAATTCCGCAAGATCTGGACACAAACCACAGAGCTAGAGAGCTAATCACCTGCActgcaggaggtgggcgggtccTTCTGCAGGTCCTTCAACTCCTTCAGGATCCTCTTCGACGCCATCGATCAAACCCTAAACAAATTCCCCAAAATCCACAGATCAAATCGAACCTAGGGTATGGCTCCACAGATCGAACAAATCGAATCAAGCGAGGGGGGTCCGCGTACCGATCGGTGCCGGGGGGGATCAGGCGGGGGTGGCGCGGGATCGGTGCAGCGGCCGCCTCCCTCTCTTCTCCGAGgcgcgcggcggcgacggcgtgtCGCGGGGGCTCGGGCCACAAACGGGAGGAAGCGAGGAGTCGGGGGATTTGGCTCGGGTGCGTCCGTGGGGTCGTTTTATAGGGCGACGGGCGAGCGTGGGCCGTCCGATAGCGGATCCGCGGGCGCCGACGACTCGCGTGATGCTTACGCGGGACGCGCACAGGTGGGGTTCGCCTTTCGGTGCTTTCCGGGTTTCTTTTTTTGCGGAAGAAAAGGGGTGAAAATCATTGCCCTGTTAAACTCATCGGTCACGGTTTGATGAGATGTGTTGGAATGGCACGCTAGTGCACACATGGATCTCCTGGAAGACTTTGGCCTCGTCTGCTGCCGCTCCACGGAGATACGCCTAGCCTCCTGCTTTCGTGTAACCTAGGACTCCATCCGTTCCGCAAATTATTGTAAAATGTTTtgatttttagatatatttttattatatatatatatatatctggatatatctagacataatatatataatataaaataaatatatattaaaaactaTGAATCTAAAAAGGGCAAAATGTCTTAATATTTACTCGCTTCATTCCGAATTATAtgacattttcatttttctatatatatattatttttactatgtatctagatgtATATTAAGTATAAAAAAACTAAATATATAAAACTAGCATACATCAATCAAAATACATTGGAAAACTAAAATAGGTTATGAAATTGAGCTTTAGGTACCTTTGCCTTCAATACAATATTATTGTAGTTTTAGAGACAAACTCAAAAGATGTCCTTTCAAACTAAGCCCTTTGTGTTTTTTTTCCTCATGAAATAGACATGATCCTCATGTAGACGATTACAAGTAGGATTATCATGCCACTAAAAGAATAATTAGTCATAAATGTAAATGTAGCACCAATCCAAAAACTTAAGCTCGACTGAGTTCCATCTGAAAGGTTTGTAGTTACAAGTTTTAAAATGGCATTTATAATTCGCAAAGAAAGCGTAAGGATGATAAGATCATGAcctaattccaaaataaatttgAAACACAATCTTGAAAAAGGAGAATCGAACATTGGCATAGGTGGTTAACCGTAATGGTTCCACCCTGCTCACTACTAACCAAGGACCAAAAGCTCTATGTTTAGTGTTACATGTGTCTGGATATTTTTTGAGTGATACAAGACATGCTCGTCGATAGCTGATGGTGAGATGACTCCAACAATATTAACACATGTAGATCCAAATATATCTAGGCACCCATAAGTGTATGTCAAATGCATGAATATGCAATCGATATGTTCTGGACTATATTTCAGAGAaactaggtgaattccccgGCGTTGTTGCGGGATTTCTTAAAcataaatcattatatacatagcattattatatggTATTCattatattatgtatatatatatatataatataatgaaTACCATATATATTGCCATGGACATTTTTGTATCCTTAAAATCATGTATATTTCGATAAAATAAACAAAACATGGGATTGTTTTTCTATACCTTTCACTCTAAAATATAGGCGTTTTAGCATTTTTATCGTGTACTTTTCATATTTTAataaatttgtagaaaatatgccTAAGAAGAGTAAATGGTCAACAAAGATATATTAGGTTGATGTATAATTGTTGGtgtgttttttctataaatatatatatatatatatatttaaataaagTTACATATAAAACAAGATACATTTTGGAACACAATTTGAGTACTCAAATGGTTACTCTCGTTTTCTTAATCTTCAACACAAGTTTCCCAAAACGAGCGACAACCTTAAAGGGCCGaactgtaaggccttgtttagttagcaaaattttgggtttttgactactgtagcactttcgtttttatttgacaaacattgtccaatcatcgtttttatttgacaaacattgtccaatcatagagtaactaggctcaaaagattcatctcacaaattacaggtaaaatgtgcaattagtttttattttcgtctatatttaaagctccatgcatgcgaccaaagattcgatgtgacggagaatcttgaaaatttttgcgaactaaacaaggcgtaaaAGTGGCAAAGAAAACTGCCGCAGTGCCGCTGCCCAGTGCTGCCGTCACGCTACTGGCCGGTAGGgatgtcggccatggcggcgggccgccgcctcctccatcTGCCGGGGCTCGAGCTGTGCCTGCGGTCCCGTGCGCTTaccctcctctcctcctcgcGGTACATCTCTATCCTGACCCCACGCCGCCGGCCCAACTCCTACTGACTTCTCTGCCCCCAAATTCACAAACTCTCTCTTCTTTTGCAGGGCAGATGGGATGGCTCGTTACTGGCGCGAGCCTCCGCGCCGGAAGCTTGTGACCTGTCGGCAAGGTGCTTTCGAAGAGGGAAATGCAGGTGAGGCGTTGATGATGCTACAGAAGTGGTTTTCAATTCGGTGCGTTCTAGACCATTTTGGTTTAATTTAGCTGATTTGGTTCTTGCCGCTTGCCGGGCAGTGAGGGATAAGGCTGTGCCGATTTCAGATGAACTGCTCGGCCATTGCAAGGATGCCAATGGCAGGGCTCTAGACCTAGAGCCCATTGGAAAGAGCTCTGCCAATGAGTCTGTGCAATTGTCTTTCGAAGAGGAGGAGAGTGACGACGTGGTGTGCGAAATTAGCGAAAGCTTGGTGCGAGATGTGGAGAAGGCTGCAATTGAATTGCTTGCTGCCAGGTGAGAACCGATAAATGATTCCCACTTATAGATGTGTATGGTATTTCCCTGAAACTCTGTCGGTAGCAGCATGTTTGTACtgaatgtttttttttgttgctaCTAGTtgagtgcccgtgcgttgctacgggtatAAACAATATctcatgaaaaaaaaatcacaagAACAAACAAACTATCATTTCAGTCTTCACAGTATAATTACAGATAATTACAGATAAGTAATCATAGCAATTTTATGTATAAATAGCAGCAATTTATATGGCGACATTGGTCGCCAGTAGCAGGACCCTagatgcataggcacaacaactGCGAGGGAGTTGTGCGCCTGTAGACGGCTGCTCAGATTTAATTCGTCGTGTTCTTGTTGCtgtgttttttttaataaattcctGTGTTTCTACACTGACCGCAACTACGCACACAACACACTTTGGTCCCGCCAGTATGGACTGcagagggatgaaaacggtacggatattttccgatcgtattcgagaccgaatttgtttagagaggttcagatctgtccgtatccgagtccgaatgtttaacatccgataccgtatccgtatccgaatacttaaatcgtatatttatgatgtcgacatccaatcatatcttatccgacatgattgatattatccgtattcgaatccgaatccgaccaaaaatataaaaacaaatatgatatcggtgatatccgtccgatccgttttcatccctaactGCGGGTCACGGGCTACAGGCTGCATCCAGTTCATGGTTCCCTGCAAGGGCGACAGCCAGCTGAAGCAAGGTTGGTGATGCTTTTGTGGCCGATCAATCTCTCTGTAAAAGACTAATATTGCAAGTGACAATAATTTTCCCAATTTATCATGGTTGCTAGTCCTACTATATACTAATCTAATGCCTTGCAACTCTGAAGTAGACACCTAGTATACCGGTCTGTTTGGTATCAgcctagtttt
Protein-coding sequences here:
- the LOC8070289 gene encoding actin-related protein 8 isoform X3; its protein translation is MAMLLRKVWGSVLARAAAPGADPPPGSPRARRAQAQRVEQYQYHGSLSLGALDAVPTDVLAQILRLLGPLDAARSSAVCRAWRVLASDNGLWAFFLRLGPEPWDLVVFAETHLAAGPASHPWLYYDSSPQLSFKQIYGLRAVVPGTLIVDGGSGYCKYGWSKYAAPSGRCATFLEFGNIEAPMYARLRHFFSTIYTRMQIKHSTQPVIVVLPLCHSDDTESARASRKQYKETLYSVLFDMNVPAVCAVDQAVLSLYASKRISGIVVHIGFNTTSVVPIFQGRVMYEIGVETVGQGALKLTGFLKELMQRRNISCESLYTVRTIKEKLCYVAADYEAELRKDTQASYAVDGEGWFTLSEERFKTPEILFQPHMGGMRAMGLHKAVALCMDHCYTSGTVGDDSWYKTIVLAGGSSCLPGLPERLEKELHQLLPPYMSEGIRVLPPSFGTDSAWFGAKMISNVSTFTEAWCVKKKQFRQKTRRNGPLFMNSW
- the LOC8070289 gene encoding actin-related protein 8 isoform X1 — protein: MAMLLRKVWGSVLARAAAPGADPPPGSPRARRAQAQRVEQYQYHGSLSLGALDAVPTDVLAQILRLLGPLDAARSSAVCRAWRVLASDNGLWAFFLRLGPEPWDLVVFAETHLAAGPASHPWLYYDSSPQLSFKQIYGLRAVVPGTLIVDGGSGYCKYGWSKYAAPSGRCATFLEFGNIEAPMYARLRHFFSTIYTRMQIKHSTQPVIVVLPLCHSDDTESARASRKQYKETLYSVLFDMNVPAVCAVDQAVLSLYASKRISGIVVHIGFNTTSVVPIFQGRVMYEIGVETVGQGALKLTGFLKELMQRRNISCESLYTVRTIKENEAYLWLLTLPLFLSHVKKLCYVAADYEAELRKDTQASYAVDGEGWFTLSEERFKTPEILFQPHMGGMRAMGLHKAVALCMDHCYTSGTVGDDSWYKTIVLAGGSSCLPGLPERLEKELHQLLPPYMSEGIRVLPPSFGTDSAWFGAKMISNVSTFTEAWCVKKKQFRQKTRRNGPLFMNSW
- the LOC8070289 gene encoding actin-related protein 8 isoform X2; this encodes MAMLLRKVWGSVLARAAAPGADPPPGSPRARRAQAQRVEQYQYHGSLSLGALDAVPTDVLAQILRLLGPLDAARSSAVCRAWRVLASDNGLWAFFLRLGPEPWDLVVFAETHLAAGPASHPWLYYDSSPQLSFKQIYGLRAVVPGTLIVDGGSGYCKYGWSKYAAPSGRCATFLEFGNIEAPMYARLRHFFSTIYTRMQIKHSTQPVIVVLPLCHSDGLNTESARASRKQYKETLYSVLFDMNVPAVCAVDQAVLSLYASKRISGIVVHIGFNTTSVVPIFQGRVMYEIGVETVGQGALKLTGFLKELMQRRNISCESLYTVRTIKEKLCYVAADYEAELRKDTQASYAVDGEGWFTLSEERFKTPEILFQPHMGGMRAMGLHKAVALCMDHCYTSGTVGDDSWYKTIVLAGGSSCLPGLPERLEKELHQLLPPYMSEGIRVLPPSFGTDSAWFGAKMISNVSTFTEAWCVKKKQFRQKTRRNGPLFMNSW
- the LOC8070289 gene encoding actin-related protein 8 isoform X4, which codes for MAMLLRKVWGSVLARAAAPGADPPPGSPRARRAQAQRVEQYQYHGSLSLGALDAVPTDVLAQILRLLGPLDAARSSAVCRAWRVLASDNGLWAFFLRLGPEPWDLVVFAETHLAAGPASHPWLYYDSSPQLSFKQIYGLRAVVPGTLIVDGGSGYCKYGWSKYAAPSGRCATFLEFGNIEAPMYARLRHFFSTIYTRMQIKHSTQPVIVVLPLCHSDGLNTESARASRKQYKETLYSVLFDMNVPAVCAVDQAVLSLYASKRISGIVVHIGFNTTSVVPIFQGRVMYEIGVETVGQGALKLTGFLKELMQRRNISCESLYTVRTIKENEAYLWLLTLPLFLSHVKKLCYVAADYEAELRKDTQASYAVDGEGWFTLSEERFKTPEILFQPHMGGMRAMGLHKAVALCMDHCYTSGTVGDDSWYKTIVLAGGSSCLPGLPERLEKELHQLLPPYMSEGIRVLPPSFGTDSAWFGAKMISNVSTFTEAWCVKKKQFRQKTRRNGPLFMNSW